GACTAATCTAATGCATTTCCCATTGATTTTTTCGTTTACAGTTTCAGGAAAAGTACGAAAAAATCTTCTCTATGAGTATTGTTACATCCAAAAAATCTTCTTATGATTTATTCAATCCAACCGAAGACCACTTAAGCCTACGCCAATCGGTAGCTTCTTTTGCTGAACGTGAACTTGATGAACAAGCGAAAGAAAATGATGAAACAGAATCTTTCAATGAAATGTTATTCAAACGTCTTGGGTCTGAACTTGGAATCTTTGGAATCACTGTACCTGAGGAAGAAGGGGGCCATGGACTTGATCCACTTGCTTCTGTGATCATCCACGAAGAGATGAGTCGTTTTGATCCAGGCTTTACCTTGTCATATTTAGCACATGAAGTTTTATTTGTGAATAATTTCTTTTATAGTTCGAATGCTTCTCAAAGAGCTCGATACCTGAGTAAGGTCATAACTGGCGAATGGATTGGTGGTATGGGGATGACAGAACCTGGTGCGGGTACTGACGTTTTGGGTATGACAACAAATGCCGTAAAAAAGGGAGACCGTTATATCATAAACGGGGTCAAACAATACATCACCAATGGGTCCGTTGGACAAGTGTTTGTTTTATACACAAAGTTAGAAAAAACCGCAAAAAAAATGACTTCGTTCGTAATCGAGTCGTCTTACAAGGGTTTTTCGGTTGGTAAAAAAGAAGAAAAGATGGGAATGCGTTCCTCCCCCACAACACAACTTGTATTTGAAGACATGGAAGTTCCGGAAGAAAACCTACTTGGGGAAGAAAACGGTGCTATAACTCACATGATGCGAAATTTAGAAATAGAACGTGTGACACTCGCAGCACAATCATTAGGAATTGCTCGTCGTTGTGTGGACATTATGTGTGATTATACAGTTCGGCATAGGGAAGCCTTTGGGAAAAAACTGATGGAATTTGGTCAAATCCAAAGGTTGGTTGCTGAGTCGTATGCAGACTACCAAGCGGCAAGAGCACTTGTTTACCAAGTGGCAAGTGAACTGGGACCAGATGTTCGTAACTCTCTTGGTGCAGCTTCGGCAAAACTTGTGGCAACACAAATGGCAGAAAGAGTTTCAAGAAACGCAATACAGGTATTAGGTGGATATGGATATTGTCGTGAGTATCCAGTGGAAAGGCTCCATAGAGATGCCATCCTCCTTAGTATTGGAGGCGGAACAAACGAAGCCATGCAAAAAAACATTGCCAGTGACTTAAAAAAACTTTGGTCAGAGTGAGGAATTCTGAGCGATAGATAAAACTTTTACCCATTCTATTTTCACAAACAGTCTACTGGATACATGGAAAGAGAATGGGATGTCATTGTCCTCGGGTCTGGACTTGGGGGATTGAGTGCGGCATTATCCTTTGCAAACAAAGGCAAACGTGTACTAGTCCTCGAAAAAAGTATCTCTCCAGGTGGTTGTGCTTCTAGTTTTTTAAAAAAAGGATACCTGTTTGAATCGGGGGCAACTACCCTTGTGGGTTTTGAACCTGGCCTTCCTATGGATCGTCTTGTCAAAGAACTAGGCATCCAATTTCCACTCCTTCCCATCGAACGGTCCATGGTCGTGCACTTAGGGAATCACACGATCGAAAGATTTAAGGACAGAAAACTTTGGATTAAAGAAGTTTTACGTGTGTTTGGTGGTGGTTTCCGAATGGTTCTTTTTTGGAAACTTTGTTATTTTGTATCCGACAGACTTTGGAATTTGTCAGCACGATACAAATTTTTTCCATTTCGTAAATTTAGAGACATTTGGAATACTTTGTGCGTCTTTCGTCCATTGGACTTAGTTGTGTTTTGTGTTTCCTTCTTATC
The sequence above is a segment of the Leptospira sp. WS39.C2 genome. Coding sequences within it:
- a CDS encoding acyl-CoA dehydrogenase family protein, which codes for MSIVTSKKSSYDLFNPTEDHLSLRQSVASFAERELDEQAKENDETESFNEMLFKRLGSELGIFGITVPEEEGGHGLDPLASVIIHEEMSRFDPGFTLSYLAHEVLFVNNFFYSSNASQRARYLSKVITGEWIGGMGMTEPGAGTDVLGMTTNAVKKGDRYIINGVKQYITNGSVGQVFVLYTKLEKTAKKMTSFVIESSYKGFSVGKKEEKMGMRSSPTTQLVFEDMEVPEENLLGEENGAITHMMRNLEIERVTLAAQSLGIARRCVDIMCDYTVRHREAFGKKLMEFGQIQRLVAESYADYQAARALVYQVASELGPDVRNSLGAASAKLVATQMAERVSRNAIQVLGGYGYCREYPVERLHRDAILLSIGGGTNEAMQKNIASDLKKLWSE